A genomic stretch from Glaciecola nitratireducens FR1064 includes:
- a CDS encoding RluA family pseudouridine synthase produces MVHPIIDNFVAPECLQKIDILCRDEHFLLINKPSGLLSLSGKNPLNKDSVHFRLVQDFPTANLVHRLDLGTSGIMLIALSKLANANFTKQFQMQSVFKTYVSIVAGHVAGDHGQINMPIAKDPLLFPRLKTCSVNGKQAQTYYEVLERIQRPLSSRIRYQPQTGRTHQLRIHSQHMGHPILGCDLYGTKQSYEAASRLMLHAETLEFDHPVSGERLLSECSSPF; encoded by the coding sequence ATAGTTCATCCAATAATTGACAATTTTGTAGCACCAGAATGCCTACAGAAAATCGACATTTTATGTCGAGACGAGCACTTTTTGTTAATCAATAAACCCAGCGGATTATTATCTCTGTCGGGTAAAAACCCGCTGAACAAGGATTCAGTGCATTTTCGCTTAGTTCAAGATTTTCCCACAGCTAATCTGGTGCACCGCTTAGATCTTGGTACTTCTGGCATTATGCTGATTGCTTTGAGTAAACTAGCGAATGCTAATTTCACCAAGCAATTCCAAATGCAAAGCGTATTTAAAACCTACGTGAGCATAGTTGCAGGACATGTAGCTGGTGATCATGGGCAGATTAATATGCCAATTGCTAAGGACCCATTGTTGTTTCCTCGGTTAAAAACCTGCAGCGTGAATGGTAAGCAGGCGCAAACTTACTATGAGGTGCTAGAACGAATACAGCGGCCTCTATCGAGTCGAATAAGATATCAACCACAAACTGGCAGAACGCATCAATTGCGCATTCATAGTCAGCATATGGGGCATCCTATTCTCGGTTGTGACTTATACGGTACAAAACAAAGCTACGAGGCAGCAAGTCGACTTATGTTGCATGCTGAAACCCTAGAATTCGACCATCCTGTGAGCGGTGAAAGATTATTGAGCGAATGCAGCAGCCCCTTTTAG
- a CDS encoding YacL family protein: MAEFDMGSETFSHWFTHELGADQNKIKMLLDVIQQLQNRETKAFLMEGNEFHLSLDPDEVEIRSKILDVDAPDELPEGTQLYDQESMAGCGLEDFTRVLRSWNDFVCEK, encoded by the coding sequence GTGGCAGAGTTTGATATGGGTAGCGAGACGTTTTCCCATTGGTTTACGCACGAGTTAGGCGCGGACCAAAACAAAATTAAGATGCTACTTGATGTTATCCAGCAATTGCAAAATCGAGAAACGAAAGCGTTTTTGATGGAAGGCAATGAATTCCACCTATCACTGGATCCTGATGAAGTTGAAATTAGGTCAAAAATACTAGATGTGGATGCGCCTGATGAATTACCAGAAGGCACCCAGCTGTATGACCAAGAGTCTATGGCGGGTTGCGGACTAGAGGACTTTACTCGAGTGTTGCGCTCTTGGAACGATTTTGTTTGTGAAAAGTAA
- a CDS encoding M48 family metallopeptidase, translated as MSSLKYLSSYAPSLQQKIGQLLAQNRLAAYLLQKYPTVSQVPNDAALRDYVMSLKNQYLKKSQPLSKIVFDPKIHVVNNALGLHSFVSRVQGGKLKSKNEIRISTLFKNVPLEFLNMIVVHELAHLKEKEHNKAFYQLCLHMLPDYHQIEFDVRVYLTHLEAKGEVYTSQALMTKS; from the coding sequence TTGTCTTCGTTAAAGTATTTGTCCTCATATGCGCCTAGCTTGCAGCAAAAGATTGGCCAATTGCTCGCGCAAAACCGCCTTGCTGCATATTTATTGCAGAAGTATCCAACGGTCAGTCAGGTACCGAATGACGCAGCGTTGCGCGATTACGTCATGAGTTTAAAAAACCAATATCTTAAAAAGTCACAGCCACTGAGTAAGATAGTATTCGATCCGAAAATTCATGTCGTCAATAATGCATTGGGCTTACATAGCTTTGTATCAAGAGTGCAGGGCGGTAAGCTGAAGAGTAAGAATGAAATTCGTATCAGCACATTATTCAAAAATGTCCCCTTGGAATTTCTTAATATGATTGTGGTGCATGAACTCGCACACTTGAAAGAAAAAGAACACAACAAAGCGTTTTACCAACTTTGCTTGCATATGTTACCTGACTATCATCAGATAGAGTTTGATGTCAGAGTTTACCTTACCCACTTGGAAGCAAAGGGTGAAGTTTATACAAGCCAAGCGTTGATGACTAAAAGTTAG
- a CDS encoding methyl-accepting chemotaxis protein, protein MKRWLSRYLSLLTLIPVIVLIVFISFDVMRAYNALDQANKTILDANLVNVTSQLTHELQKERGMSAGYIGSNGAEFKSEIRPQRTATDKEIQNLTNFLDNSDYDLKTEQTLKQLINRLQNIQNIRQKVDSLTIGLGEALAYYSGSNQLLLDLNGYLATQLEESTSAQKFLTLYNIAYAKEQAGIERAVLSNIFASDSVTPALLTSYIELTTKQNTYVKSSYVTATPDFKMLLDEFVQSTESRDVERFRDTLKFTQNGFNIDAAEWFAAATARINKLKVTEEKLLNEMRQYAQEKVETRFIVIVLESILLVLMLVLAYGVFSTIQLRAAQSHEINRFMKTVDTEKDLTDSIEVLTEDELGRIATLINVTFTNIRTDFTNFQKNAHEIAEATIQAASATEQSKDNLIQLQMDISSIASATEEMSGSIKSVMENMLVASDGAQRAAKETINGEKAVETSMLGISHTADEVARVGETITELNSRVNDILSMVDVIKSVAEQTNLLALNAAIEAARAGEQGRGFAVVADEVRSLAQRTQQSTQEISEVVDVLKISSQNAFSSIESGNQQAKEAVVNAQQISEVLAKIVNNIRSVDDVTRVVASSTKEQSTVIQSINTNVGSIDEQARENVVGAEQLSASSSKLLQIARDMEDRIKVYKF, encoded by the coding sequence ATGAAACGCTGGTTATCTCGTTATTTATCACTATTAACACTCATTCCTGTGATTGTTCTGATTGTGTTTATCTCCTTTGATGTTATGCGTGCTTATAATGCCCTAGATCAAGCGAATAAGACTATTTTAGATGCAAACCTAGTCAACGTTACTAGCCAACTGACACACGAACTGCAAAAAGAGCGAGGTATGTCAGCGGGTTACATTGGCTCCAATGGTGCTGAATTTAAATCGGAAATTAGACCGCAACGAACTGCTACGGACAAAGAAATACAGAACCTGACAAATTTTTTGGATAATTCAGATTACGACCTAAAGACTGAGCAGACCTTAAAGCAACTAATAAATAGGTTGCAAAATATACAAAACATTCGCCAAAAAGTTGATTCCCTAACGATCGGCCTAGGTGAGGCGTTGGCTTATTATAGTGGCAGCAACCAACTTCTTCTAGACTTAAATGGTTACTTGGCTACACAGTTGGAAGAAAGTACTTCAGCACAAAAATTTCTTACACTTTACAACATCGCCTATGCAAAAGAACAAGCAGGGATTGAAAGAGCGGTACTTAGCAATATTTTTGCCAGCGACAGCGTTACCCCAGCTCTACTAACATCTTATATTGAGTTGACAACAAAGCAAAATACGTATGTCAAATCATCTTATGTTACCGCTACCCCTGATTTCAAAATGTTACTAGATGAATTTGTTCAGTCTACAGAAAGCCGCGACGTGGAGAGATTTAGAGATACCCTTAAGTTTACACAAAATGGTTTTAACATCGATGCCGCCGAATGGTTCGCGGCCGCGACTGCGCGAATAAATAAGCTGAAAGTGACAGAAGAAAAGCTTCTTAATGAAATGAGACAGTACGCACAAGAAAAAGTTGAAACTAGGTTTATCGTAATTGTTCTCGAAAGTATTTTATTGGTTCTAATGCTAGTTTTGGCCTATGGCGTATTCAGCACTATACAGCTGCGAGCGGCACAGTCTCATGAAATAAATCGGTTTATGAAAACAGTGGACACTGAAAAAGACCTTACAGATTCTATTGAAGTGTTAACTGAGGATGAACTAGGCAGGATTGCTACATTAATTAATGTGACCTTTACTAATATTCGAACAGACTTCACTAATTTCCAAAAAAATGCTCATGAAATTGCGGAAGCAACAATTCAAGCAGCCAGTGCTACCGAGCAAAGCAAAGATAATTTGATCCAGTTACAAATGGATATTTCAAGTATTGCCAGTGCTACCGAAGAAATGAGTGGCAGTATAAAATCGGTTATGGAAAATATGTTGGTCGCATCAGATGGCGCTCAACGTGCCGCGAAAGAAACGATTAACGGTGAGAAGGCTGTGGAAACATCAATGTTAGGTATCTCTCATACAGCCGATGAAGTGGCGAGAGTAGGTGAAACAATCACCGAGTTAAATAGCAGAGTTAACGATATATTAAGCATGGTAGATGTAATTAAGTCGGTGGCAGAACAAACCAACCTACTCGCTCTAAATGCGGCAATTGAAGCCGCCAGAGCTGGCGAACAAGGCCGCGGATTTGCTGTCGTCGCTGACGAAGTGCGTTCTTTAGCACAGCGAACACAGCAGTCTACGCAAGAAATATCTGAGGTAGTAGACGTCCTTAAAATAAGTTCTCAAAACGCATTTTCAAGCATTGAAAGTGGTAATCAGCAGGCCAAGGAAGCCGTGGTTAACGCGCAGCAAATATCGGAAGTGTTGGCAAAAATAGTGAATAACATCAGATCGGTTGATGATGTCACGCGCGTTGTTGCTAGTTCAACAAAAGAGCAAAGCACCGTTATTCAAAGCATCAACACGAATGTGGGGAGTATTGATGAGCAAGCGCGAGAAAATGTCGTGGGAGCGGAGCAACTATCGGCATCCAGTTCAAAATTATTACAAATTGCTCGCGATATGGAAGACCGCATCAAAGTCTATAAGTTTTAG